From the Dehalococcoidia bacterium genome, one window contains:
- a CDS encoding alpha-2-macroglobulin family protein, which yields MRRLSFIAGLLLTVLVVSNCSDTASAINGYVALVPNVLRIGEQETVSLSLFAGDKLTSGNVEVALLRGGREVIKESAEIDGKGSIAFEVPALPEGEYELTVRGEGFADKATVQVAQGSMLFLETDKPIYKPGQTLHARLISLDSELKPSPVDATLEVQDSKGIKVYKAVLRTDEYGMGALDIPISEEPNLGVWKVSAQAGDHSAQIDVRVEEYVLPKYEIKADLPKEWFLVDETITGKVAAEYSYGRPVRGELEIVAQRYVGEWEEFARFSKEIDGEAQFELPAVQYVAGVPGARGMGNVTLEIAVREKSTGYEEKTTRLLTVSEAPVVVELIPESNAFKPSLPFTFLVVTETPDNKPVDGEVTVEINYLGEDFEAVGQEQERVRTENGLALLEVRPPEAAVSLMANAYSDEAYSYVAIDAAYSPSGNFIHLEQVTQGELKAGDEAKFKVHSTREAANFYYEVVSRGRVVFTASSSSSEISFRTTPLMAPGARLLVYQILPNSEVAADYLPFEVSGDYPHAVEAAFNAEQAEPGQSLDVLVQTDGPAKVGLVAVDRSVFILAENRLNLQQVFDELERLYMEPQVELHEATPYEGIVTRGAKETFEEAGLTVLSNKKVPEGKEYESPWEAEGGVLLAERGDMKGVAVPAAAAPDEGDRQSQSGAALAEVRRVRQYFPETWLWEELITDADGRGSLPVEAPDSITTWVLRAVALSKEKGLGIAEGELVVMQPFFIQVDVPYSAVRGEEFPVKIALYNYQDSPQEFAVEMDSAAWFESVGALSDTVAVGPNDVGGAQFTIRPRSLGVQQIKVTARSADSADAVIKEIIIVPEGIERETAQNAVLSAGGSTTFGPSLPPAVVEGSARAYLTLTASYLTQTIEGLDQLLQMPYGCGEQNMVLLAPDVFIARYLKETNQLKPEIMAKAEKLMITGYQRELTYRRDDGSFSAFGESDEVGSLWLTAFVLKTFSQAKGLVFIDDAVLSEAVNWITQQQKEDGSFEKVGFVHHEEMLGGVEGKTALTAYVAIALLEAGETDSSAKAVRYLEGELERIDDAYTMAIVAYALELAGSGSRDAAHAKLMEMAEEDEDGLHWGSEIVPLLEEEEPPGPGVRPMPEPFPLPGQSTAIEATGYATLTLTKRGDALNAGQAARWLVSRRNAYGGFGSTQDTVVALQALTEQAIGAASDVDLRVSVNAGGESKEVTVNSGNFDVLQVIEVPPDAQVQVRAEGKGEVVLQLVTRFNVPAEEPEQGAFTIEVDYATEQVQANDVIDIRASVEFHPPLPMKAGMVVVDIAVPTGFEALADSIDSAVTAEPKIKRYDVAGRKVIFYIEDMEPGDEIAFAFQAKALYPVKAKGVASQVYSYYKPEWRAETLSEDVTVAP from the coding sequence ATGAGACGGCTATCCTTCATTGCGGGCCTTTTGCTGACAGTCCTCGTCGTGAGCAACTGCTCCGACACGGCCTCGGCGATAAACGGCTACGTTGCGCTCGTGCCCAACGTGCTGCGCATCGGCGAGCAGGAGACGGTATCGCTGAGCCTGTTCGCGGGCGACAAGCTGACCTCGGGCAACGTCGAGGTGGCGCTCCTGCGAGGGGGCCGCGAGGTGATCAAGGAGAGCGCCGAGATCGACGGCAAAGGGTCGATCGCCTTCGAGGTGCCGGCCCTGCCCGAGGGCGAATACGAGCTGACGGTTCGCGGCGAAGGCTTCGCCGACAAGGCGACGGTGCAGGTCGCGCAGGGCTCGATGCTCTTCCTCGAGACGGACAAGCCCATCTACAAGCCCGGCCAGACGCTGCACGCGCGGCTGATATCGCTCGACTCGGAGCTGAAGCCGTCGCCGGTGGACGCCACGCTCGAAGTGCAGGACTCCAAGGGGATCAAGGTCTACAAGGCGGTCCTGCGCACCGATGAGTACGGCATGGGCGCTCTCGACATCCCCATATCGGAGGAGCCGAACCTCGGCGTCTGGAAAGTCAGCGCGCAGGCGGGCGACCACAGCGCGCAGATCGACGTGCGGGTCGAGGAGTACGTGCTGCCCAAGTACGAGATCAAGGCTGACCTGCCGAAAGAGTGGTTCCTGGTCGACGAGACGATTACGGGCAAGGTAGCCGCCGAGTACAGCTACGGAAGACCGGTGCGGGGTGAGTTGGAGATCGTCGCTCAGCGCTACGTGGGCGAATGGGAGGAGTTCGCGCGGTTCTCAAAGGAGATCGATGGGGAGGCGCAGTTCGAGCTTCCCGCCGTGCAGTACGTGGCCGGCGTCCCTGGGGCGAGGGGAATGGGGAACGTGACGTTGGAAATCGCCGTCAGGGAGAAGTCAACCGGCTACGAGGAGAAGACGACGCGCCTCCTCACGGTCTCCGAAGCGCCGGTCGTGGTGGAGCTCATCCCCGAAAGCAACGCCTTCAAGCCGTCGCTGCCCTTCACGTTCCTCGTCGTCACCGAGACCCCTGACAACAAGCCGGTCGACGGAGAGGTGACGGTGGAGATCAACTACCTGGGCGAAGACTTCGAGGCCGTCGGGCAAGAGCAGGAGCGGGTCCGGACAGAGAACGGGCTGGCGCTGCTGGAAGTGAGGCCGCCGGAAGCGGCCGTCTCGCTGATGGCGAACGCGTACAGCGACGAGGCCTACTCTTACGTCGCCATCGACGCCGCCTACTCGCCGTCGGGCAACTTCATTCACCTGGAACAGGTGACGCAGGGCGAGCTAAAAGCGGGCGACGAGGCGAAGTTTAAGGTGCACTCCACGCGCGAGGCCGCCAACTTCTACTACGAAGTCGTTTCGCGCGGCCGCGTCGTCTTTACCGCGTCGTCGAGCTCCAGCGAAATCTCATTCCGGACGACGCCGCTGATGGCGCCCGGTGCCCGGCTGCTCGTCTACCAGATACTGCCCAACAGCGAGGTCGCCGCCGACTACCTGCCGTTCGAGGTCAGCGGCGACTATCCGCACGCGGTCGAGGCCGCGTTCAACGCGGAGCAGGCCGAGCCCGGCCAGTCGCTCGACGTGCTGGTGCAGACGGACGGCCCGGCGAAGGTCGGGCTCGTCGCCGTCGACCGCTCGGTCTTCATCCTGGCGGAGAACCGTCTTAATCTGCAGCAGGTGTTCGACGAACTGGAGCGGCTTTACATGGAGCCGCAGGTGGAGTTGCACGAGGCGACGCCCTACGAGGGCATTGTGACCCGCGGCGCGAAGGAGACCTTCGAAGAGGCGGGCCTGACCGTCCTCAGCAACAAGAAGGTGCCGGAGGGCAAGGAATACGAGAGCCCCTGGGAGGCCGAAGGCGGCGTCCTGCTCGCCGAGCGCGGCGACATGAAAGGCGTAGCGGTGCCGGCAGCAGCGGCGCCGGACGAAGGGGACCGGCAATCGCAGAGCGGCGCCGCCCTCGCCGAGGTGCGGCGCGTGCGGCAGTACTTCCCCGAGACGTGGCTGTGGGAAGAGCTAATCACGGACGCCGACGGCAGGGGCTCGCTGCCCGTAGAGGCGCCCGACAGCATCACGACGTGGGTGCTGCGCGCAGTCGCCCTCTCGAAGGAGAAGGGTCTGGGCATTGCTGAGGGCGAGCTGGTGGTGATGCAGCCGTTCTTCATCCAGGTCGACGTTCCGTACTCGGCCGTTCGCGGCGAGGAGTTCCCGGTGAAGATCGCGCTCTACAACTACCAGGACAGCCCTCAGGAGTTTGCGGTAGAGATGGATTCCGCCGCCTGGTTCGAGAGCGTGGGGGCGCTCAGCGACACGGTGGCGGTCGGGCCGAACGACGTCGGCGGCGCGCAGTTTACCATCCGGCCGCGCTCGCTGGGGGTGCAGCAGATCAAGGTGACGGCGCGCAGCGCTGATTCCGCCGACGCCGTCATCAAAGAGATAATCATTGTGCCGGAGGGCATAGAGCGGGAGACGGCGCAGAACGCCGTCCTCTCCGCCGGCGGCTCGACCACGTTCGGTCCGTCGCTGCCCCCGGCCGTCGTCGAGGGGTCGGCGCGCGCCTACCTCACGCTGACCGCCAGCTATTTGACGCAGACAATCGAGGGGCTCGACCAGCTCTTGCAGATGCCCTACGGCTGCGGCGAGCAGAACATGGTGCTGCTGGCGCCCGACGTGTTCATCGCCCGCTATCTGAAGGAGACCAACCAGCTCAAGCCGGAGATCATGGCGAAGGCGGAGAAACTTATGATCACGGGCTACCAGCGCGAGCTCACATACAGGCGCGACGACGGCAGCTTCTCGGCGTTCGGTGAGAGCGACGAGGTGGGCAGCCTGTGGCTCACCGCCTTCGTGCTGAAGACGTTCTCACAGGCGAAGGGGCTCGTCTTCATCGACGACGCCGTGCTGAGCGAGGCCGTGAACTGGATCACGCAACAGCAGAAAGAGGACGGCTCGTTCGAGAAGGTGGGCTTTGTCCATCACGAGGAGATGCTGGGCGGCGTGGAAGGCAAGACCGCGCTCACCGCCTACGTCGCCATCGCCCTGCTTGAGGCGGGCGAGACCGACAGCTCGGCGAAGGCGGTCCGCTATCTGGAGGGCGAGCTCGAAAGGATCGACGACGCGTACACGATGGCGATCGTCGCCTACGCGCTTGAGCTGGCCGGTAGCGGCAGCAGGGACGCCGCTCACGCGAAGCTGATGGAGATGGCGGAAGAGGACGAGGACGGTCTCCACTGGGGCAGCGAGATCGTCCCGCTGCTGGAGGAGGAAGAGCCGCCCGGGCCCGGCGTCCGGCCGATGCCCGAGCCGTTCCCTCTGCCGGGGCAGAGCACCGCGATAGAGGCCACGGGCTACGCCACCCTCACCCTCACGAAGCGCGGCGACGCCCTGAACGCGGGTCAGGCTGCCCGCTGGCTCGTGAGCCGGAGGAACGCGTACGGCGGCTTCGGGTCGACGCAGGACACGGTCGTTGCCTTGCAGGCGCTGACCGAGCAGGCGATAGGAGCGGCGTCGGACGTCGATCTCAGGGTCAGCGTCAACGCGGGCGGTGAGTCGAAGGAGGTGACCGTAAACTCGGGGAACTTCGACGTTCTCCAGGTCATCGAGGTGCCGCCCGATGCGCAGGTGCAGGTGCGGGCCGAGGGCAAGGGCGAAGTCGTACTGCAACTCGTGACGCGGTTCAACGTCCCGGCCGAAGAGCCGGAGCAGGGCGCGTTCACGATCGAAGTCGACTACGCGACGGAGCAGGTGCAGGCGAACGACGTGATAGACATTCGAGCGAGCGTCGAGTTTCACCCGCCGCTGCCGATGAAAGCGGGGATGGTGGTGGTCGACATCGCGGTTCCTACCGGCTTCGAAGCGCTGGCCGATTCAATCGATTCCGCCGTCACGGCCGAGCCGAAGATAAAGCGCTACGACGTGGCGGGACGGAAGGTCATTTTTTACATCGAGGACATGGAGCCGGGCGACGAGATAGCGTTCGCGTTCCAGGCGAAGGCGTTGTACCCGGTGAAAGCGAAAGGCGTGGCGTCGCAGGTGTACTCGTACTACAAGCCTGAGTGGCGCGCCGAGACCCTGAGCGAGGACGTCACCGTGGCTCCCTGA
- the yedE gene encoding YedE family putative selenium transporter has protein sequence MIPLLRNAADISARACKRLLLSALSLPFRATGEGASDAASSGAAVGVADKETPGARRPEVRREGLLRRFLRSRWLVIGTGLFIGVLAPVLAKAGNPGNMGICVACFNRDIAGALGLHRAAAVQYIRPEIIGIVLGSVASAVFFREFRPRTGSAPLVRFLLGAFAVIGALVFLGCPWRAYLRLSGGDWNAVLGIGGLIAGIAVGVVFLRMGYTLGRSRAAPFSLGWMMPLLMVGLLLLLLFEPKLGRDAEGNAVGPIFFSESGPGSQYAPLAVSLVVGLAIGALAQRSRFCTIAGVRDFILMRDTHLLSGILALIAAAFVTNALLGQFHAGFDGQPVAHTEHLWNFSGMALAGLAFTLAGGCPGRQLVLSGEGDGDAAVFALGMIFGAGFAHTFSLASSPAGHGVYGPAAVVIGLVFCAAVGLTMREARS, from the coding sequence GTGATACCTCTTCTGCGAAATGCGGCGGATATATCCGCTCGTGCCTGCAAACGTCTTCTTCTCAGCGCCCTGTCGCTGCCCTTCCGCGCTACCGGCGAAGGCGCTTCGGATGCGGCTTCCAGCGGCGCCGCCGTCGGTGTTGCCGACAAAGAGACCCCGGGTGCTCGCCGCCCGGAAGTCCGGCGCGAGGGTCTTCTGCGGCGCTTTCTGCGTTCCCGCTGGCTAGTCATAGGCACAGGGCTTTTCATCGGTGTGCTGGCGCCGGTGCTGGCGAAGGCGGGCAATCCCGGAAACATGGGGATCTGCGTCGCCTGCTTCAACCGCGACATCGCGGGGGCGCTGGGACTGCACCGCGCGGCCGCCGTCCAGTACATACGCCCCGAGATAATCGGCATCGTGCTGGGGTCGGTGGCGTCCGCGGTCTTCTTCCGAGAGTTCAGGCCCCGCACCGGCTCGGCGCCTCTGGTGCGCTTCCTCCTCGGCGCGTTCGCCGTTATCGGCGCCCTCGTCTTCCTGGGGTGCCCCTGGCGCGCCTACCTGCGCCTCAGCGGCGGCGACTGGAACGCCGTTCTGGGGATCGGCGGACTGATTGCGGGGATAGCTGTGGGCGTGGTCTTCCTGAGGATGGGCTATACGCTGGGCCGAAGCAGAGCGGCCCCATTCTCCCTCGGCTGGATGATGCCGCTGCTGATGGTCGGGCTCCTCCTGCTGCTCCTCTTCGAACCGAAGCTGGGCAGAGACGCCGAAGGCAACGCTGTCGGCCCCATCTTTTTCAGCGAGTCCGGCCCTGGCTCTCAGTACGCCCCGCTGGCGGTCTCGCTCGTCGTGGGGCTTGCCATCGGCGCGCTGGCGCAGCGCAGCCGCTTTTGCACGATAGCGGGCGTGCGCGACTTCATACTGATGCGCGACACCCATCTGCTGAGCGGCATCCTGGCGCTGATTGCGGCGGCGTTCGTGACCAACGCCCTCCTCGGGCAGTTCCACGCCGGCTTCGACGGCCAGCCCGTCGCTCACACCGAACACCTGTGGAACTTCTCCGGCATGGCGCTGGCCGGCCTGGCCTTTACCCTCGCCGGCGGCTGTCCGGGAAGGCAACTTGTCCTTTCCGGTGAAGGAGACGGCGACGCCGCCGTCTTCGCGCTGGGCATGATTTTCGGCGCAGGTTTCGCCCACACGTTTTCGCTCGCCAGCTCGCCCGCGGGACACGGCGTCTACGGGCCGGCGGCGGTGGTCATCGGGCTGGTCTTCTGCGCCGCCGTCGGGCTCACAATGCGCGAGGCCCGGAGCTGA
- a CDS encoding sulfurtransferase TusA family protein gives MADIHTVDARGLSCPHPAMMTREAILRQDSGVIEVLVDTATSRDNCARMAESNGWSVETAPNNEGGFRLVLRK, from the coding sequence ATGGCTGACATACACACCGTTGACGCCAGGGGGCTTTCGTGCCCGCATCCGGCAATGATGACCCGCGAAGCTATCCTCCGCCAGGACTCAGGGGTCATAGAGGTGCTGGTGGACACGGCGACCTCGCGCGACAACTGCGCCCGCATGGCGGAGAGCAACGGCTGGTCGGTGGAGACGGCGCCGAACAACGAAGGCGGGTTCCGCCTGGTGCTGAGAAAATGA
- a CDS encoding aminotransferase class V-fold PLP-dependent enzyme, with protein MIYLDNAATSWPKPPEVARAMTDFLEKAGGNPGRSGHGLSVQAGRVLFETRELLAALFNAPDPLRVIFTASATHALNIALQGLLREGDHVVCSGIEHNSVMRPLRELERRGVRLTVAPCSSDGTLQVSELRKAVTPRTRLVALAHASNVIGTIQPVEEAAAIAHAAGALLLIDAAQTAGVLPIDIAAQGIDLLAFTGHKGLLGPQGTGGLVIGERVDVRELRPLFFGGTGSRSQHQEQPDALPDKYESGTPNGPGIAGLGAGVRFLLARGIDSVREHELALMRALIDGLGETPNVTLFGPTDVHRRVAIASVTVAGRSVSEVGQRLEQESGVLARVGLHCAPAAHRTIGTFPEGTVRLAPGVFTTMRDVDAAVKALRRIAQGR; from the coding sequence ATGATCTACCTCGACAACGCCGCTACCTCCTGGCCCAAGCCGCCGGAGGTGGCGCGCGCCATGACCGATTTTCTGGAAAAAGCGGGGGGTAACCCCGGGCGCTCCGGACACGGCCTGTCTGTGCAGGCAGGCCGTGTCCTTTTCGAGACGCGCGAGCTGCTCGCCGCCTTGTTCAACGCTCCCGATCCGCTGCGCGTCATCTTCACCGCCAGCGCCACGCACGCGCTCAACATCGCCCTTCAGGGGCTGCTTCGTGAAGGCGACCACGTGGTCTGCAGCGGCATCGAGCACAACTCGGTGATGCGGCCGCTCCGCGAGCTGGAGCGACGGGGCGTGCGGCTCACCGTGGCGCCCTGTTCCAGCGATGGGACGCTGCAAGTGTCCGAACTGCGGAAGGCGGTGACACCGAGGACCCGCCTGGTCGCGCTTGCCCACGCGAGCAACGTCATCGGCACGATACAGCCGGTGGAGGAAGCAGCGGCCATCGCCCATGCGGCGGGAGCGCTCCTGCTCATCGACGCGGCCCAGACGGCGGGCGTCCTGCCGATAGACATCGCGGCGCAGGGCATCGACCTTCTCGCCTTCACGGGGCATAAGGGACTCCTGGGCCCACAGGGGACAGGCGGGCTCGTCATCGGAGAGCGCGTGGACGTGCGCGAGCTGCGCCCGCTTTTCTTCGGCGGGACGGGGAGCCGGTCGCAGCACCAGGAGCAGCCGGACGCCCTCCCCGACAAATACGAGAGCGGCACACCCAACGGCCCCGGCATCGCCGGACTGGGCGCGGGCGTGAGGTTCCTGCTCGCGCGCGGCATCGACTCCGTGCGGGAACACGAGCTCGCACTGATGCGGGCGCTGATCGACGGGTTGGGGGAGACGCCGAACGTCACGCTGTTCGGTCCCACCGACGTCCACCGGCGCGTCGCCATCGCGTCGGTGACCGTCGCCGGCCGCTCCGTCTCGGAGGTCGGGCAACGGCTGGAACAGGAGTCCGGCGTGCTCGCCCGCGTGGGGCTTCACTGCGCGCCCGCCGCGCACCGAACCATCGGCACCTTTCCCGAGGGCACGGTGCGACTGGCCCCCGGCGTGTTCACGACAATGCGAGACGTCGACGCGGCGGTGAAAGCGCTGCGAAGGATAGCGCAGGGCAGATGA
- a CDS encoding DUF3343 domain-containing protein — translation MTAVFLFHTSSAVFRAEKALKEARVPARLIPTPRQFSSDCGIALSIDAQYAEAAQTVLDKAGVEYAALHRMAP, via the coding sequence ATGACGGCGGTCTTCCTCTTCCACACCAGCTCGGCGGTGTTCAGGGCCGAGAAAGCGCTCAAGGAGGCGCGCGTACCGGCGCGTCTCATCCCCACGCCGCGTCAGTTCTCCAGCGACTGCGGCATCGCCCTGAGCATTGACGCACAGTATGCGGAAGCAGCGCAAACCGTCCTCGACAAGGCGGGCGTCGAATATGCCGCCCTGCACCGGATGGCGCCCTGA
- a CDS encoding ECF transporter S component, which yields MASEVALPSLRGGLPARSLLAGLSSTATLVVISLVGLFAFFYPFFLSAATSSGTAAHSQDAPLIFGLVLGLSLLLFVLEIAGQGMNAKTASVMAALVVIAAALRVPTLPAGATAFFFAIILGGYVFGPRFGFLLGAGALFVSAFAVSGFGPWLPFQVFVSGWMGMTAGWLGAAKGRLCRRPRTELALLAAFGVAWGFLFGAVMNLWFWPMMASGESISWRPGMGFDEAVRHYWSFYILTSAGWDAWRALANLVLILALGRPVLDVLTRFRDRFQVRFE from the coding sequence GTGGCTAGCGAAGTCGCGCTGCCGTCGCTACGCGGAGGTCTTCCCGCCCGCTCCCTGCTTGCCGGCCTCTCTTCGACGGCGACGCTGGTGGTGATCAGCCTCGTCGGGCTGTTCGCGTTCTTTTATCCCTTCTTCTTGAGCGCGGCAACCAGCTCCGGCACGGCCGCCCACTCCCAGGACGCGCCGCTCATCTTCGGCCTCGTGCTGGGGCTCAGCCTGCTGCTGTTCGTCCTCGAGATCGCGGGTCAGGGGATGAACGCGAAGACGGCCTCGGTGATGGCGGCGCTGGTGGTGATTGCGGCGGCGCTCCGCGTCCCCACGCTGCCGGCAGGGGCCACGGCGTTCTTCTTTGCGATCATTCTGGGAGGGTATGTCTTCGGACCCCGTTTCGGCTTTCTCCTCGGGGCGGGCGCGCTCTTCGTCTCGGCCTTTGCCGTCAGCGGGTTTGGGCCCTGGCTGCCGTTCCAGGTGTTCGTCTCCGGCTGGATGGGGATGACCGCGGGCTGGCTGGGCGCGGCGAAGGGGCGGCTGTGCCGTCGGCCGCGTACGGAGCTGGCGTTGCTGGCGGCGTTCGGCGTGGCCTGGGGGTTCCTGTTCGGCGCCGTGATGAACCTCTGGTTCTGGCCGATGATGGCGAGCGGCGAGAGCATATCGTGGCGTCCCGGCATGGGCTTCGACGAGGCGGTCCGTCACTACTGGTCGTTCTACATCCTGACGTCCGCCGGTTGGGACGCCTGGCGGGCCCTGGCGAACCTGGTCCTCATCCTTGCGCTGGGCAGGCCCGTGCTCGACGTCCTCACGCGTTTCCGCGACCGCTTTCAGGTCCGCTTCGAGTAG
- a CDS encoding ATP-binding cassette domain-containing protein — protein MIEVSGLTFSYPNASAPVLRDVSLTIGAGEVVLLVGASGSGKSTFLRCLNGLVPHFHGGSFGGRVIVEGLDTLTCQPRDLAQKAGMVFQDPEAQFVADTVEDEIAFGMENLGVPRLTMRKRVEEVLDILGIAHLKKRRLDTLSGGELQRVVIGAVLTMQPKALLLDEPTSQLDPQAAEEVLTAVQRLNTDLGLTIVIAEHRLERVVQYAERVLYLDGSGSVVDLTAREAMRMLPLSPPVARLGRTLGWEPLPLSIREGRRFVERMPAPRSGRDGSTPARDHKPAVLIEKVSIAYGPRPAVTNVSLAAYPGQILALMGRNGAGKTSLLRACAGLLPVKSGSVRILDEDAAGCGAERLALRLALVPQEPASVLFHSTVEAEIEDTLKGTGRAGSVDEALSEWRLESLRGLHPRDLSAGERQRAALASMLAGRPSVLLLDEPTRGMDYETKQILVDNLRRRCREGATVVLASHDVELVASCADRIVLLADGEIVAEGPARDVLTESITFSTQVNKLFGGGYLTVEDVLQSREGEKVAQ, from the coding sequence GTGATCGAGGTTAGCGGCCTAACGTTTTCCTACCCGAACGCATCGGCGCCCGTGCTGCGCGACGTCAGCCTCACAATCGGCGCGGGCGAGGTAGTGCTGCTGGTGGGAGCATCGGGCAGCGGCAAGTCCACGTTCCTGCGCTGTCTGAACGGTCTCGTGCCCCATTTCCACGGCGGCAGCTTCGGTGGTCGCGTCATCGTCGAGGGCCTGGACACGTTGACCTGCCAGCCGCGCGACCTGGCGCAGAAGGCGGGCATGGTGTTCCAGGACCCCGAGGCGCAGTTTGTCGCCGACACGGTGGAGGACGAGATCGCATTCGGGATGGAGAACCTGGGCGTGCCGCGCCTGACGATGCGGAAGCGCGTGGAAGAGGTGCTGGATATCCTGGGCATCGCTCATCTGAAGAAGCGGCGGCTGGACACGCTCTCCGGCGGCGAGCTGCAGCGCGTCGTCATCGGCGCGGTGCTGACCATGCAGCCGAAGGCGCTGCTCCTCGACGAGCCGACGTCGCAGCTCGACCCGCAGGCGGCAGAGGAGGTGCTGACGGCGGTGCAGCGGCTCAACACCGACCTGGGGCTGACGATCGTCATCGCCGAGCACCGGCTGGAGCGGGTGGTGCAGTACGCGGAGCGCGTCCTGTACCTCGACGGCTCCGGCTCCGTCGTCGATCTCACGGCGCGGGAGGCGATGAGGATGCTCCCGCTTTCTCCTCCCGTCGCACGCCTGGGGCGGACGCTCGGCTGGGAGCCGCTACCGCTGTCGATACGAGAGGGGAGGCGTTTTGTGGAGCGGATGCCGGCGCCGCGCTCGGGTCGCGACGGCTCGACGCCCGCGCGAGACCACAAGCCTGCCGTGCTCATCGAAAAGGTGAGCATAGCGTACGGGCCGCGTCCCGCCGTCACAAACGTCTCGCTCGCCGCCTATCCCGGGCAGATACTTGCCCTGATGGGACGGAACGGCGCCGGCAAGACCAGCCTGCTGAGGGCGTGCGCCGGGCTGCTGCCGGTGAAGTCGGGAAGTGTCCGCATACTCGACGAGGACGCCGCCGGGTGCGGCGCCGAGCGTCTGGCGCTGCGACTGGCGCTGGTGCCGCAGGAGCCTGCCTCCGTCCTCTTTCATTCGACAGTCGAGGCGGAGATAGAGGACACACTCAAGGGAACGGGCCGCGCGGGCAGCGTCGACGAGGCGCTCAGCGAGTGGCGGCTGGAGTCGCTGCGGGGCTTGCATCCCCGCGACCTTAGCGCCGGCGAGCGCCAGAGGGCGGCGCTGGCTTCCATGCTCGCGGGCCGCCCATCTGTCCTCCTGCTCGACGAGCCCACGCGCGGCATGGACTATGAGACGAAACAGATCCTCGTCGACAACCTGAGGCGCCGCTGCCGCGAAGGCGCGACAGTCGTGCTCGCCAGCCACGATGTCGAACTCGTCGCCTCGTGCGCCGACCGCATCGTCCTGCTGGCGGACGGCGAGATCGTGGCGGAGGGCCCGGCGCGCGACGTGCTCACGGAATCGATCACGTTCAGCACGCAGGTGAACAAGCTCTTCGGCGGCGGTTATCTGACGGTGGAGGACGTGCTGCAATCGAGGGAGGGGGAGAAGGTTGCGCAGTAG
- a CDS encoding energy-coupling factor transporter transmembrane component T — MIGIRDRSWRGQPVRERTEREGARGRVGRADVWLVWLLAASVAVFLTSNPLYLATACLGALMVCTSLPWRSQQSFYDLAVKLVLFFALLSIPFNLLTGGRGPTLLFELPSLTFPDWFGGVTLGGAVTLESLLYALERALRVVALLLFAAAFNLAVDHYRLLRLLPPGLRQLGIVLTVAVMLLPQLVRQSKSAVEAQRLRGRKATGLRSVAALAVPVLGASLERSVQRAESLDARGFGRVPVSSSARRLAKAAASVAGAALLGAGSFVYFYYSAPAVAALLLLGGTALVAVAFWGGGDESSFYVKEMWDGADFAIAGSALLAPLMLLALRVLDAAGVGYSPFPEASFPAFHPLAVAAFLLLPAPALLMLSTKDEESDRG, encoded by the coding sequence TTGATCGGGATACGCGACCGTTCCTGGCGGGGACAGCCGGTCCGTGAGCGGACGGAACGAGAGGGCGCGCGCGGACGGGTCGGGCGCGCCGACGTCTGGCTCGTCTGGCTGCTGGCCGCCTCCGTCGCCGTCTTCCTGACCTCCAACCCGCTGTACTTGGCGACGGCGTGCCTGGGGGCGCTGATGGTTTGCACCTCGCTGCCGTGGCGGTCGCAACAGTCGTTCTACGACCTGGCGGTGAAGCTGGTTCTCTTCTTCGCGCTGCTCAGCATCCCGTTCAATCTGCTGACCGGGGGCCGCGGGCCTACGCTCCTCTTCGAACTGCCCAGCCTTACGTTTCCCGACTGGTTCGGCGGCGTGACGCTGGGGGGCGCCGTAACGCTGGAATCGCTCCTTTACGCCCTCGAGCGCGCCCTGCGAGTGGTCGCGCTCCTCTTGTTTGCCGCCGCCTTCAACCTCGCCGTCGATCATTACCGGCTGCTGCGCCTGCTGCCCCCCGGCCTGCGACAACTCGGCATCGTGCTGACGGTTGCGGTGATGCTGCTCCCGCAGCTCGTCCGGCAGTCGAAGTCGGCGGTGGAGGCGCAGCGGCTGCGGGGAAGGAAGGCGACGGGTCTGCGCAGCGTCGCCGCGCTAGCGGTACCGGTGCTGGGCGCGTCGCTCGAGCGGTCGGTCCAGCGGGCGGAGTCGCTCGACGCGCGCGGTTTCGGCCGGGTGCCCGTATCATCATCGGCGCGGCGTCTGGCGAAGGCGGCGGCGTCGGTGGCGGGCGCCGCGCTCCTGGGGGCCGGCTCGTTCGTGTACTTTTACTACTCCGCGCCGGCCGTCGCCGCCCTGCTGCTGCTCGGCGGGACGGCGCTTGTGGCGGTCGCGTTCTGGGGCGGCGGCGACGAGAGCAGCTTTTACGTGAAGGAGATGTGGGACGGCGCGGACTTTGCTATTGCGGGAAGCGCGTTGCTGGCGCCGCTTATGCTGCTGGCGCTGCGTGTCCTCGACGCGGCCGGTGTCGGCTACTCGCCTTTCCCGGAAGCGTCTTTCCCGGCGTTCCACCCCCTCGCGGTAGCGGCGTTCTTGTTGTTGCCCGCTCCGGCCCTGCTCATGCTGTCGACCAAGGACGAAGAAAGTGATCGAGGTTAG